From one Triticum urartu cultivar G1812 chromosome 3, Tu2.1, whole genome shotgun sequence genomic stretch:
- the LOC125549098 gene encoding short-chain dehydrogenase TIC 32, chloroplastic-like isoform X1 — MAMAAARSTPSLISSLPPPPPHPAAARPATTSFLERPAATPIASRSWTTARWRGSRRQRRVMAGASSGIGAETARGAHVVMAVRNLAAAEAVRQAVLAETPDASVEVMELDLSSLAFVRKFAPTSPPVASRSTSSFRGCQDEVQVQAHRDFLGPFIQLQVQVKCESMSEAVKHISKE; from the exons ATGGCCATGGCGGCGGCCAGATCCACCCCCTCCCTCATCTCCTCGctgccgccacctcctcctcatCCTGCAGCGGCGCGTCCCGCCACCACCTCCTTCCTCGAGCGTCCCGCAGCGACGCCCATCGCGTCTCGGAGCTGGACGACGGCGCGGTGGAGAGGGAGCCGGCGGCAGCGTCGCGTGATGGCAG GTGCGTCGAGCGGGATCGGCGCGGAGACGGCGCGTGGTGCCCACGTCGTCATGGCCGTCCGCAACCTCGCCGCTGCAGAGGCCGTTCGCCAGGCCGTCCTCGCCGAGACCCCCGACGCGAGCGTGGAAGTAATGGAGCTGGACCTCTCCTCGTTGGCATTTGTCCGCAAGTTCGCGCCGACTTCGCCGCCAGTGGCCTCTCGCTCAACATCCTCAT TCAGGGGTTGTCAAGACGAGGTTCAGGTTCAGGCCCATCGCGATTTCTTGGGACCATTCATTCAGCTTCAGGTTCAG GTGAAGTGCGAATCCATGTCCGAAGCTGTGAAGCATATCAGCAAAGAGTAG
- the LOC125549098 gene encoding WW domain-containing oxidoreductase-like isoform X3 produces MAMAAARSTPSLISSLPPPPPHPAAARPATTSFLERPAATPIASRSWTTARWRGSRRQRRVMAGASSGIGAETARGAHVVMAVRNLAAAEAVRQAVLAETPDASVEVMELDLSSLAFVRKFAPTSPPVASRSTSSCEVRIHVRSCEAYQQRVAYYVL; encoded by the exons ATGGCCATGGCGGCGGCCAGATCCACCCCCTCCCTCATCTCCTCGctgccgccacctcctcctcatCCTGCAGCGGCGCGTCCCGCCACCACCTCCTTCCTCGAGCGTCCCGCAGCGACGCCCATCGCGTCTCGGAGCTGGACGACGGCGCGGTGGAGAGGGAGCCGGCGGCAGCGTCGCGTGATGGCAG GTGCGTCGAGCGGGATCGGCGCGGAGACGGCGCGTGGTGCCCACGTCGTCATGGCCGTCCGCAACCTCGCCGCTGCAGAGGCCGTTCGCCAGGCCGTCCTCGCCGAGACCCCCGACGCGAGCGTGGAAGTAATGGAGCTGGACCTCTCCTCGTTGGCATTTGTCCGCAAGTTCGCGCCGACTTCGCCGCCAGTGGCCTCTCGCTCAACATCCTCAT GTGAAGTGCGAATCCATGTCCGAAGCTGTGAAGCATATCAGCAAAGAGTAGCATATTATGTGTTGTAG
- the LOC125549098 gene encoding short-chain dehydrogenase TIC 32, chloroplastic-like isoform X2, which translates to MAMAAARSTPSLISSLPPPPPHPAAARPATTSFLERPAATPIASRSWTTARWRGSRRQRRVMAGASSGIGAETARGAHVVMAVRNLAAAEAVRQAVLAETPDASVEVMELDLSSLAFVRKFAPTSPPVASRSTSSFRGCQDEVQVQAHRDFLGPFIQLQVKCESMSEAVKHISKE; encoded by the exons ATGGCCATGGCGGCGGCCAGATCCACCCCCTCCCTCATCTCCTCGctgccgccacctcctcctcatCCTGCAGCGGCGCGTCCCGCCACCACCTCCTTCCTCGAGCGTCCCGCAGCGACGCCCATCGCGTCTCGGAGCTGGACGACGGCGCGGTGGAGAGGGAGCCGGCGGCAGCGTCGCGTGATGGCAG GTGCGTCGAGCGGGATCGGCGCGGAGACGGCGCGTGGTGCCCACGTCGTCATGGCCGTCCGCAACCTCGCCGCTGCAGAGGCCGTTCGCCAGGCCGTCCTCGCCGAGACCCCCGACGCGAGCGTGGAAGTAATGGAGCTGGACCTCTCCTCGTTGGCATTTGTCCGCAAGTTCGCGCCGACTTCGCCGCCAGTGGCCTCTCGCTCAACATCCTCAT TCAGGGGTTGTCAAGACGAGGTTCAGGTTCAGGCCCATCGCGATTTCTTGGGACCATTCATTCAGCTTCAG GTGAAGTGCGAATCCATGTCCGAAGCTGTGAAGCATATCAGCAAAGAGTAG